The window TTGGCAAATCGCATATCCACATGGCATGAGATCTCCAGGGTCTCTTTGCCGCCTTACCGTTTACGAATAGGGTTTTAACATTGCTCCCTGCATGCCGCTCCCTTTGGCCGACATATCTGTGGTTTTCTACGTATACACCGCTCCTcaaagaggagaaagatCAGAGATTCCGGCAGCCCTGTCTGAAGTCAGCAGGACACGCTTCCGAGTCACAGCTTAGCTTCCTACGGATAGTTTCCCCTGCCCTCTGGTTGGGTAGAATGCTCAGAAGGTTCTGTCAACCGACAGCCCGACTGCAGGAAGGACCCTTCGTGCAGCGGTCTGAGAAGTCCCTCGACGCTAGAATCTGCTGACCTGGCTGATCTGTTATGGTCGGGCCCAAATACTGCATGGTCCACCCGTCGCAATGGTTGCCGTGTGAATGACGCGGCGGGCTGAGATCCGGCCCCTTCCTACCTAGGTATCACCCAACAGGAATTtgtccacatccccccttTACATCCGAAAAGCTTCGGCACTCCAGTCCAACTCCTGGCCacgagggaggaagagaaaccACAGTTCAAGGACGACGAGATCAGTCTTTACTATGGCATATCGCCCGATCTGGACGGTGGTCCCGCAAAGCACAGATCGTGAACCAGATGATTGTGTTAGGTTGCAGCCCGCTGATCAACATGAAAACAAACAGGGGCGAGCAGACTGCCACGGCGTTGGAGAACGACCTGACCAAGTTAGAGAGCAAGTTGGATGAGATTTTGGCCTCGTTGGGGGTCAACATTGATGACGacctggaggaggggaaggactCCACCAATgccgacaagaagagcaacGGGGAGGTCGACGGCAAGAAGTGATAGACGGCATGGGTGGTAAGGACGATTTACGATGGGTATGACTAGATGAGACGAGATGAAGACGATAGACGGCAGTTGCCACAGTACATGCGAGCCTATACATGTTGTTGTATGCTTACTTCCTAGAGGCAACCTGTTATAACACTTTCGAACACCCTTGTTTCTTTCCCAGTGCTTTAACAGTACTGAGAAAGCAAGTCTGGTTGCGGGTTATCTTGGAATGACCTGTTTCATAGAGAGACTGGAGCCAAACCCTTTGAGCATTGGGTTTTTGCGTATAAGCCTTGCCAGTTGAGCTGCGGGGAAGCCATATCCAAATGGAACTACACGCC is drawn from Podospora pseudocomata strain CBS 415.72m chromosome 1 map unlocalized CBS415.72m_1, whole genome shotgun sequence and contains these coding sequences:
- a CDS encoding uncharacterized protein (EggNog:ENOG503P8VP); this translates as MASPNSPPENGASETEPPRNENSSSSSSSSPLPSASVGENLAQEFVHIPPLHPKSFGTPVQLLATREEEKPQFKDDEISLYYGISPDLDGGPAKHRSGEQTATALENDLTKLESKLDEILASLGVNIDDDLEEGKDSTNADKKSNGEVDGKK